A single genomic interval of Amycolatopsis albispora harbors:
- a CDS encoding class E sortase, with protein sequence MAVSDDERELVGPESGPVSTAERTDPRWRTAVRTTGEVLITLGIVVLLFVTYELVVTDWFSAEKQADAEARLDDRWAEPQRQLHLDPADGEAFARLYIPAFGPDYRFTIQEGVGPDALEVGPGHYKGTAWPGEPGNFAVAGHRVGKGAPFNDLDLLNSCDAIVVETSTDFFVYRMLPKQEELAGWAEGRGRDPKCAGVPTLRDLPDYEETVGRRIVTPDRGDAVAPVPYRAHSLTPPVGRAPLVTLTTCHPQFSDRERLIIHGALVKQLAKAPGAGYPELLKAIGEA encoded by the coding sequence GTGGCGGTGTCCGACGACGAGCGCGAGCTCGTCGGGCCCGAGTCCGGCCCGGTCAGCACGGCCGAGCGCACCGATCCGCGCTGGCGGACCGCCGTTCGCACGACCGGTGAAGTTTTGATAACGCTCGGTATCGTCGTGCTGCTCTTCGTCACCTACGAGCTGGTGGTCACGGACTGGTTCTCCGCCGAGAAGCAGGCGGACGCGGAAGCCAGGCTCGACGACCGGTGGGCCGAACCGCAGCGGCAGCTGCACCTGGACCCGGCCGACGGGGAAGCCTTCGCCCGCCTCTACATCCCGGCGTTCGGCCCGGACTACCGCTTCACCATCCAGGAGGGCGTCGGGCCGGACGCGCTGGAGGTCGGCCCCGGCCACTACAAGGGCACGGCCTGGCCGGGCGAGCCGGGCAACTTCGCGGTCGCCGGGCACCGGGTCGGCAAGGGCGCCCCGTTCAACGACCTCGACCTGCTGAACTCGTGCGACGCGATCGTGGTCGAGACCTCCACCGACTTCTTCGTCTACCGGATGCTGCCGAAGCAGGAGGAACTGGCGGGCTGGGCCGAGGGCCGCGGCCGCGACCCGAAGTGCGCCGGCGTGCCGACGCTGCGGGACCTGCCGGACTACGAGGAGACCGTCGGCCGCCGCATCGTCACCCCGGACCGCGGGGACGCGGTCGCGCCGGTGCCGTACCGCGCGCACAGCCTCACCCCGCCGGTCGGGCGGGCGCCGCTGGTCACGCTGACCACCTGCCACCCGCAGTTCTCCGACCGCGAGCGGCTGATCATCCACGGCGCGCTGGTCAAGCAGCTGGCCAAGGCGCCGGGCGCGGGCTATCCGGAACTGCTCAAGGCGATCGGGGAGGCCTGA
- the crgA gene encoding cell division protein CrgA, giving the protein MPKSKVRKKTAYTPPADRRTPVKVRAAGPSHPIYKGVMFGLMLLGLAWLVVNYLASDKIPFMTELGNWNFAIGFALMISGLLMTMKWR; this is encoded by the coding sequence ATGCCCAAGTCCAAGGTCCGCAAGAAGACCGCCTACACCCCGCCCGCCGACCGGCGCACGCCGGTCAAGGTGCGGGCGGCAGGCCCGTCCCACCCGATCTACAAGGGCGTGATGTTCGGCCTGATGCTGCTCGGGCTGGCCTGGCTCGTGGTGAACTACCTCGCCAGCGACAAGATCCCGTTCATGACGGAGCTGGGCAACTGGAACTTCGCGATCGGCTTCGCGCTGATGATCTCCGGCCTGCTGATGACGATGAAGTGGCGTTGA
- a CDS encoding PH domain-containing protein yields the protein MDNLSASWAPRPALVWAGWLLAALSTVAAVLTGLSGDRAGPVLFGVAALALAGFAANGSAIRPKLSADAHGVRVRTLTGDHRLEWSQVRVRLVKTRRLGREVPTLEIECEDIPPHLLVLGWLELGTDPRDVLDVLSALRAGR from the coding sequence GTGGATAACCTGTCGGCAAGCTGGGCCCCGCGACCGGCGCTCGTCTGGGCGGGCTGGCTGCTCGCCGCCCTGTCGACCGTCGCCGCCGTGCTCACCGGCCTCTCCGGCGACCGCGCGGGCCCGGTGCTGTTCGGCGTGGCCGCGCTGGCGCTGGCCGGGTTCGCGGCCAACGGCAGCGCCATCCGGCCGAAGCTGAGCGCGGACGCGCACGGCGTCCGCGTCCGCACGCTCACCGGCGACCACCGGCTCGAGTGGTCCCAGGTCCGCGTCCGGCTGGTAAAGACCCGCCGCCTCGGGCGCGAGGTGCCCACGCTCGAGATCGAATGCGAGGACATCCCGCCGCACCTGCTGGTGCTGGGCTGGCTGGAGCTGGGCACCGACCCGCGTGACGTGCTCGACGTGCTCAGCGCGCTACGCGCCGGACGGTAG
- a CDS encoding rhomboid family intramembrane serine protease: MTQPPYPPPSGPAYEQALPTCWWHPKRQTGLRCVRCERPACPDCLREASVGAQCVDCVQAGQVQDRAQRAQYRAAGYGARTVAGARVQRPIVTPVLIALNVLVFVATVAQAQNPMDNSGAELMTQGSLWPYGITFFDEWWRLVTSGFLHFGLLHIAMNMLALWVLGRDVEVLLGRGRFLAVYFLSLIGGSAAEFVFGAVGQPTVGASGAIFGLMGGVLIAVFRLKLNPTMALVTIGLNLVLTFSIPNISFLGHLGGFVVGAIAVAALVYAPAKNQLTYQVVALVVLAVALAALILFRDLQLAGQVCSLVRSTQEIVCQDPASLPSGA, from the coding sequence GTGACTCAGCCCCCGTATCCCCCGCCTTCAGGGCCCGCGTACGAGCAGGCCCTGCCCACCTGCTGGTGGCACCCCAAGCGGCAGACCGGCCTGCGCTGCGTCCGCTGCGAGCGGCCCGCGTGCCCGGACTGCCTGCGTGAGGCCTCCGTCGGCGCCCAGTGCGTCGACTGCGTCCAGGCCGGCCAGGTCCAGGACCGCGCCCAGCGGGCGCAGTACCGGGCCGCCGGGTACGGCGCGCGCACGGTGGCCGGTGCCAGGGTCCAGCGGCCGATCGTGACGCCGGTGCTCATCGCGCTGAACGTGCTGGTGTTCGTCGCGACCGTGGCCCAGGCGCAGAACCCGATGGACAACTCGGGTGCCGAGCTGATGACCCAGGGCTCGCTGTGGCCGTACGGCATCACCTTCTTCGACGAGTGGTGGCGCCTGGTCACCTCCGGGTTCCTGCACTTCGGGCTGCTGCACATCGCGATGAACATGCTCGCGCTGTGGGTGCTCGGGCGTGACGTCGAAGTGCTGCTCGGCCGGGGCCGGTTCCTCGCCGTCTACTTCCTGTCCCTGATCGGCGGTTCGGCGGCGGAGTTCGTCTTCGGCGCCGTCGGCCAGCCCACGGTCGGGGCGTCGGGCGCCATCTTCGGGCTGATGGGCGGCGTGCTGATCGCGGTGTTCCGGCTCAAGCTGAACCCGACGATGGCGCTGGTGACCATCGGGCTGAACCTGGTGCTGACCTTCTCCATCCCGAACATCTCGTTCCTCGGCCACCTCGGCGGGTTCGTGGTCGGGGCGATCGCGGTGGCCGCGCTGGTCTACGCGCCGGCCAAGAACCAGCTGACCTACCAGGTCGTCGCGCTGGTGGTGCTGGCGGTGGCGCTGGCCGCGCTGATCCTGTTCCGGGACCTGCAGCTGGCCGGGCAGGTGTGCTCGCTGGTGCGCAGCACGCAGGAGATCGTCTGCCAGGACCCGGCGAGCCTACCGTCCGGCGCGTAG
- a CDS encoding peptidylprolyl isomerase, producing MGPVTESNGSPAGGVRKATLHTNHGDINLNLFPDHAPKTVGNFTGLADGSKDYTQPNAKGENSGPFYDGSIFHRVIDGFMIQGGDPTGTGRGGPGYKFGDEFHPELQFNKPYLLAMANAGPGTNGSQFFITVAPTTHLNFKHTIFGEVADQESRNVVDQIARTATGPADRPLNDVVIERISLS from the coding sequence ATTGGCCCCGTGACCGAAAGCAACGGATCCCCCGCCGGTGGCGTGCGCAAGGCGACGCTGCACACCAATCACGGCGACATCAACCTGAACCTGTTCCCCGACCACGCACCCAAAACGGTGGGGAACTTCACCGGCCTTGCCGACGGCAGCAAGGACTACACCCAGCCGAACGCCAAGGGTGAGAACTCGGGCCCGTTCTACGACGGCTCGATCTTCCACCGGGTGATCGACGGCTTCATGATCCAGGGCGGCGACCCGACCGGCACCGGCCGCGGCGGCCCCGGCTACAAGTTCGGCGACGAGTTCCACCCGGAACTGCAGTTCAACAAGCCGTACCTGCTGGCCATGGCCAACGCGGGCCCCGGGACCAACGGCTCGCAGTTCTTCATCACCGTCGCGCCGACCACCCACCTGAACTTCAAGCACACCATCTTCGGTGAGGTGGCCGACCAGGAGTCGCGCAACGTGGTCGACCAGATCGCGCGCACGGCCACCGGCCCGGCGGACCGCCCGCTGAACGACGTGGTCATCGAGCGGATCTCGCTGAGCTGA
- a CDS encoding DUF6918 family protein, with the protein MAETLKEILLDSGRRPAVVTDLQNLVDEEVSDKGGVSGAVVKTGYAAVKKIKPGIIPAAVDSLLDDFASALEPFYGDYKAKGGADFGAYLSGRSDEASDALLGVTDARAERSSRDSIKKVYGKLRPNGKKNVEEALPRLGKLIDKHAATA; encoded by the coding sequence GTGGCTGAAACCCTGAAGGAAATCCTGCTTGACTCCGGTCGCCGGCCGGCTGTCGTGACCGACCTCCAGAACCTGGTCGACGAAGAGGTTTCGGACAAGGGCGGTGTCTCGGGCGCGGTCGTCAAGACCGGCTACGCGGCCGTCAAGAAGATCAAGCCGGGCATCATCCCCGCCGCCGTCGACTCGCTGCTCGACGACTTCGCCTCCGCGCTCGAGCCGTTCTACGGCGACTACAAGGCCAAGGGCGGCGCCGACTTCGGTGCCTACCTGTCCGGTCGCTCGGACGAGGCCTCCGACGCGCTGCTGGGGGTCACCGACGCCCGTGCCGAGCGGAGCAGCCGCGACAGCATCAAGAAGGTCTACGGCAAGCTGCGCCCGAACGGCAAGAAGAACGTCGAAGAGGCCCTGCCCCGCCTGGGCAAGCTGATCGACAAGCACGCCGCCACCGCGTGA
- a CDS encoding DUF2020 domain-containing protein, translating to MRSFVFAAAVSFGVLAGCSSPEAPAPPPVPAPPPSPVAPVAPAAPEPAADGKCPYLEETAVERANGQRVSKVRLSAEPPPTCFFYALNGKPQLTVRPYAGDPAVAKAVVDQAAPIATSNPADQPPGWQGGMQTTGEGAVYAVAKGGNAVVVTTNQGQTVKAREVAKQAIASLGW from the coding sequence ATGCGCTCATTCGTTTTCGCCGCCGCCGTGTCGTTCGGCGTGCTGGCCGGTTGCTCGTCGCCGGAAGCTCCGGCACCGCCGCCGGTTCCGGCGCCGCCGCCCAGTCCGGTCGCGCCCGTGGCTCCCGCGGCGCCCGAGCCCGCCGCCGACGGGAAGTGCCCCTATCTCGAAGAAACCGCGGTGGAACGCGCGAACGGGCAGCGGGTGTCGAAGGTGCGGTTGTCCGCAGAGCCGCCGCCGACCTGTTTTTTCTATGCCCTGAACGGAAAACCGCAGCTCACCGTGCGCCCGTACGCCGGCGATCCCGCGGTGGCGAAGGCCGTGGTGGATCAGGCCGCCCCGATCGCCACGTCGAATCCCGCCGACCAGCCACCCGGCTGGCAGGGCGGAATGCAGACCACGGGCGAGGGCGCGGTGTACGCGGTGGCCAAGGGCGGCAACGCCGTGGTGGTCACCACGAACCAGGGCCAGACGGTCAAAGCACGCGAGGTGGCCAAGCAAGCTATCGCGTCATTGGGTTGGTAG